A DNA window from Nitrospirota bacterium contains the following coding sequences:
- the rfbD gene encoding dTDP-4-dehydrorhamnose reductase, whose protein sequence is MRILIMGANGMLGSDLVKHLGGSYEIVGTGKKDLDITDKKATIETINSLSPSIVINSAAYTDVDGCESDRERAFMVNRNGAGNIAMGCREINAKLIHISTDYIFDGKKNKPYVEDDEPCPLNIYGLSKLEGEKEIRKVLPLNGYLIVRTSWLFGKNGENFVSTILKLSGEKDELKVVNDQVGSPTYTVDLSEAIERLMNNNATGIVNVTNSGECSWYNYAVEILRLSGNERIRVLPIKTEESRRSAPRPAYSVLNNGRYRLITGHSIRHWGDAVKEYIKTINN, encoded by the coding sequence GTGAGGATACTAATCATGGGTGCCAATGGTATGCTCGGTTCAGATCTGGTTAAACATCTTGGAGGATCGTACGAGATTGTTGGTACTGGGAAAAAGGACCTTGATATAACAGATAAAAAGGCTACTATCGAGACTATTAACTCCCTTTCTCCTTCTATCGTGATAAATTCTGCTGCCTATACTGATGTGGATGGTTGTGAATCTGACAGAGAGAGGGCATTTATGGTTAATAGAAATGGTGCAGGGAATATTGCAATGGGATGCAGGGAGATAAATGCTAAGCTCATACATATCAGCACCGATTATATATTTGACGGTAAAAAAAATAAGCCTTATGTAGAGGACGATGAACCATGCCCACTTAACATATATGGCTTATCCAAACTCGAAGGTGAGAAAGAGATTAGAAAAGTATTGCCGTTAAATGGCTATTTAATCGTTCGTACCTCATGGCTTTTCGGTAAGAATGGGGAAAATTTTGTTAGCACAATACTAAAACTTTCAGGTGAGAAGGATGAACTCAAGGTTGTAAACGATCAGGTCGGTTCTCCTACATATACGGTTGATCTTTCGGAGGCTATAGAAAGACTGATGAATAACAATGCTACAGGTATAGTTAATGTTACAAATTCAGGTGAGTGTTCATGGTATAATTATGCTGTTGAGATATTAAGGCTTTCCGGGAATGAGAGGATTAGAGTGTTGCCTATAAAAACTGAGGAATCAAGAAGGTCTGCACCAAGACCAGCTTATTCTGTTTTGAATAATGGGCGTTATCGTTTAATTACAGGACACAGCATAAGGCACTGGGGAGATGCGGTGAAGGAATACATTAAAACAATTAACAATTAG
- a CDS encoding UDP-glucose/GDP-mannose dehydrogenase family protein — MNICVIGTGYVGLVTGACFSEFGIKVTCVDKEKKKIEALKKGQIPLYEPGLEEIVKRNTKEERLLFTSDIAHAVRKSLVIFIAVGTPPRGDGSADLAGIDEVARAIAENMNGYKVIVTKSTVPVGTGERIRKIIIQSQREKSNFDIASNPEFLREGSAIEDFMRPNRVVIGASSEQAIAILKDLYSPLYLIETPFVITDIKTAEMIKYATNAFLATKISFINEIANICEKVGADVHVVAKGIGLDNRIGPKFLHPGPGYGGSCLPKDALAISKIARDHGYEFKLIDTVISVNDRQKVIMVEKIKKAVGDLKGKTIGVLGLSFKPNTNDIRESPAIAVINRIQKEGAKIKAYDPAAIEEAKKVLEKVIYCKDSYEVAKNSDALIIMTEWNQFRNLDIIKLKDIMKKPMIIDLRNIYDPKRMKELGFDYTSVGR; from the coding sequence ATGAATATATGTGTTATAGGAACAGGTTATGTAGGATTGGTCACAGGTGCATGTTTCTCAGAATTCGGGATAAAGGTTACATGTGTAGATAAGGAGAAGAAAAAGATAGAAGCCCTCAAGAAGGGTCAGATACCACTATATGAACCAGGTTTAGAAGAAATTGTGAAGAGAAACACAAAAGAGGAGAGGTTGTTATTTACTTCAGACATTGCTCATGCAGTAAGGAAATCCCTTGTGATCTTTATCGCTGTAGGGACTCCACCGAGGGGAGATGGTTCTGCAGACCTTGCAGGTATTGATGAAGTTGCAAGGGCTATAGCTGAAAATATGAATGGTTATAAAGTGATAGTTACAAAGAGTACTGTTCCTGTTGGCACAGGTGAAAGGATAAGAAAGATTATAATACAGAGTCAGAGAGAAAAGTCAAACTTCGACATAGCCTCCAATCCTGAATTTCTTCGTGAAGGCTCTGCAATAGAAGATTTTATGAGACCAAACAGGGTGGTAATAGGTGCCTCGAGTGAACAGGCGATAGCCATATTAAAAGACCTCTATAGTCCACTTTACCTTATAGAAACACCATTTGTAATAACGGATATAAAAACAGCAGAGATGATCAAGTATGCTACCAATGCATTCTTGGCTACAAAGATTTCGTTTATAAATGAAATAGCAAATATATGTGAGAAGGTTGGTGCAGATGTGCATGTGGTAGCCAAGGGTATAGGGCTGGATAACAGGATTGGACCAAAGTTTTTACATCCAGGTCCAGGTTATGGGGGCTCATGCCTTCCAAAAGATGCCCTTGCTATAAGCAAAATAGCGAGGGATCACGGTTATGAATTCAAACTTATAGATACTGTGATAAGTGTTAATGACCGTCAGAAGGTTATTATGGTTGAAAAGATAAAAAAGGCTGTTGGTGACCTGAAGGGGAAGACCATAGGTGTTCTGGGGCTTTCGTTCAAGCCCAATACTAATGATATAAGAGAGTCACCTGCAATAGCGGTCATAAATAGAATACAGAAAGAAGGTGCGAAGATAAAGGCATATGACCCTGCAGCGATTGAAGAGGCAAAGAAGGTGCTTGAGAAGGTAATATATTGCAAAGACTCCTATGAGGTGGCGAAGAACTCTGATGCACTTATAATTATGACAGAATGGAATCAGTTCAGAAATCTTGATATAATAAAACTAAAGGACATAATGAAAAAACCAATGATTATTGATTTGAGAAATATATATGATCCCAAAAGGATGAAAGAACTCGGTTTCGATTATACATCCGTGGGGAGATAA
- the rfbB gene encoding dTDP-glucose 4,6-dehydratase, giving the protein MKIVVTGGAGFIGSNFIRYILSVYPDYRVINIDALTYAGNLLSLEDVSQNPNYTFVHGDIANFELVREITAGAGAVINFAAETHVDRSIEDPFIFVRTNVLGMQMLLEAVKNNGVDLFIQISTDEVYGSLGDSGVELTEMFNEESMLKPNSPYAASKAAADHIVRAYSVTYKLPTIITRCTNNYGPYQYPEKLIPLFIMNALMDKTLPLYGDGMNIREWIHVEDHCRAIDAILHHGRIGEIYNIGSGEEMRNINIAELILDTLGKPKSLINYVTDRPGHDRRYALDSTKIKEEVGWKPIHTFKEGIRQTIKWYIENKEWYERILAK; this is encoded by the coding sequence ATGAAAATTGTTGTAACAGGTGGAGCCGGTTTTATAGGTTCAAACTTTATAAGATATATCCTCTCTGTATATCCTGATTATAGAGTTATTAATATTGATGCCCTTACCTATGCGGGGAATCTATTAAGCCTTGAAGATGTGTCTCAAAACCCAAATTATACCTTTGTTCATGGTGATATTGCCAATTTCGAACTTGTAAGGGAAATAACTGCTGGTGCAGGGGCTGTTATAAATTTTGCTGCTGAGACCCATGTTGACAGAAGTATAGAAGATCCATTTATATTTGTCAGGACAAATGTCCTCGGCATGCAGATGCTGCTTGAGGCAGTCAAGAATAATGGTGTTGATTTATTCATACAGATATCGACCGATGAGGTCTATGGTTCTCTCGGTGATTCGGGTGTTGAGTTAACCGAAATGTTTAATGAGGAGAGTATGTTGAAACCCAATAGTCCCTACGCAGCAAGCAAGGCAGCGGCAGACCATATTGTCAGGGCATACAGTGTGACATACAAACTTCCGACTATAATAACAAGATGTACGAATAACTATGGTCCATACCAGTATCCTGAAAAACTTATCCCACTGTTTATAATGAATGCCTTGATGGATAAAACATTACCCCTTTATGGAGATGGTATGAATATCAGGGAATGGATACATGTCGAGGACCACTGCAGGGCAATCGATGCAATATTGCACCATGGGAGGATCGGTGAGATATACAATATAGGCAGTGGAGAAGAGATGCGGAATATAAATATTGCTGAACTTATACTCGATACTCTCGGAAAACCCAAGTCGCTCATAAACTATGTAACAGATAGACCAGGACATGACAGGAGATATGCCCTCGATTCTACAAAAATCAAAGAAGAAGTCGGCTGGAAGCCTATTCATACCTTCAAGGAAGGCATACGACAGACCATAAAGTGGTATATCGAAAATAAGGAGTGGTATGAAAGGATTTTGGCAAAGTGA
- a CDS encoding folylpolyglutamate synthase/dihydrofolate synthase family protein: protein MNYSEYLYNLHRYGIKFGLENTYLLMKILDNPHNAFSSIHIAGTNGKGSTAAILSSILKASGYRVGLYTSPHLVNFTERIKVNGVPISESSVEKLTGYLKSQISSLKSDITPTYFEFTTALAFRYFADEDVDIAVIECGMGGRLDSTNVITPSVCIITNIDYDHQFFLGYSIKEIAFEKAGIIKEGIPVITSVSHQDAIDVLTDACINKRSRLYLYGKDFYSSIERADINGIYFNYKGIKPYRNLYLPLLGEYQATNASLAIAAAEILIEQGYSISEDEIKRGLSETVWEGRLHIIGRDPTVILDGAHNPSAARLLKDVLVKTFLSGGKRLIIILGIMNDKDIEGIISTLAPDADMVIVTRPGSDHNCSNYMGYAYERSADPYDLMRAVKRYNQKVVVSETVSSALSVALKSAEVDDIICVTGSLYTVGEVLEFKNAMRKVLSG from the coding sequence ATGAACTATAGCGAGTATCTATACAACCTACATAGATATGGTATTAAATTTGGTCTTGAAAATACCTACCTCCTTATGAAGATACTCGATAACCCCCATAATGCATTTAGCTCTATTCATATTGCTGGAACCAATGGTAAGGGTTCAACAGCCGCTATACTCTCATCTATACTGAAGGCATCAGGTTACAGGGTAGGACTGTATACCTCTCCACACCTTGTCAATTTCACAGAGAGGATAAAGGTAAACGGTGTTCCTATTTCGGAGAGCAGTGTTGAGAAACTCACCGGGTATCTAAAATCTCAAATCTCAAGTCTCAAATCTGACATTACACCCACCTATTTTGAATTCACCACTGCCCTTGCTTTCCGTTACTTTGCCGATGAAGATGTGGATATCGCTGTGATCGAATGTGGAATGGGGGGGAGACTTGACTCAACAAATGTCATTACGCCATCTGTTTGTATAATTACAAATATTGATTATGATCATCAGTTTTTCCTTGGATACTCGATAAAAGAAATAGCATTTGAAAAGGCAGGTATTATAAAAGAAGGAATACCAGTAATTACATCTGTGAGCCATCAAGATGCGATTGATGTATTGACAGATGCCTGTATTAACAAGAGATCAAGACTATACTTATATGGAAAGGACTTTTACTCATCAATTGAGAGGGCAGATATAAATGGCATCTATTTTAACTATAAAGGAATAAAGCCTTATAGAAATCTTTACCTTCCACTTTTAGGTGAATATCAGGCTACCAACGCATCTCTGGCAATTGCTGCGGCTGAGATATTGATAGAACAGGGATATTCGATTAGCGAAGATGAAATAAAAAGAGGGCTGAGTGAGACAGTATGGGAAGGAAGGCTACATATAATAGGACGAGACCCCACAGTAATCTTAGATGGTGCACACAATCCATCTGCAGCAAGGTTACTCAAGGATGTTCTGGTTAAGACCTTCCTCTCTGGAGGGAAAAGACTGATAATTATTCTCGGCATTATGAACGATAAAGATATAGAGGGTATAATCTCTACACTTGCACCTGATGCAGATATGGTTATAGTTACAAGACCAGGGTCAGACCACAATTGCAGTAACTATATGGGATATGCGTATGAAAGGTCAGCAGACCCTTATGACCTTATGAGAGCGGTAAAAAGATATAATCAGAAAGTTGTGGTATCAGAGACTGTATCTTCTGCATTGTCTGTGGCTTTAAAGTCTGCAGAGGTAGATGATATTATCTGTGTGACAGGCTCCCTCTATACAGTCGGAGAAGTGCTGGAATTTAAAAATGCAATGAGGAAGGTTCTTTCGGGTTGA
- a CDS encoding glucose-1-phosphate thymidylyltransferase — MKGLILSGGKGTRLRPITFTSAKQLIPIANKPVLFYGIESLCEAGITDIGIVVGDTAEEVKMAVKDGSYWGVKISYIHQEEPLGLAHALLVSEGFLKDEPFVMYLGDNLILGGIKELVKEFNVRKPNAEILLSKVSNPSQFGVAELKDGKVIRLIEKPKEPKSDLALVGVYMFDHNVFKAAKNIKPSWRSELEITDAIQYLIDNGYEVYPHMISGWWKDTGKVEDILEANRMVLDTFEMRIEGTVDTGSKVDFKVVIEKGAEVIASTIRGPAIIGESTQIINSYIGPFTSIADNVLIKDSEIEHSIVMNGSSIIDIRSRIEDSLIGRNVEISRSSHRQKTYRLILGDNSKIGVL; from the coding sequence ATGAAAGGTCTAATCCTGAGTGGTGGTAAAGGGACAAGGCTCAGACCTATAACCTTTACCAGTGCAAAACAGCTTATTCCCATAGCAAATAAACCCGTGTTGTTTTACGGTATCGAATCTCTCTGCGAAGCTGGTATTACTGATATTGGTATAGTAGTCGGGGATACAGCAGAAGAAGTAAAGATGGCTGTGAAAGATGGGAGTTACTGGGGAGTGAAAATAAGTTATATACATCAGGAGGAGCCATTAGGATTGGCGCATGCCCTACTTGTCTCAGAAGGATTTTTGAAAGATGAACCGTTTGTGATGTATCTCGGAGATAATCTGATTCTCGGTGGGATAAAGGAACTGGTTAAAGAATTTAATGTCAGAAAACCGAATGCAGAGATACTTCTATCAAAGGTTTCCAATCCGAGCCAGTTCGGCGTTGCAGAACTTAAAGACGGGAAGGTTATTCGACTCATAGAGAAACCAAAAGAACCAAAGAGTGACCTTGCCCTTGTTGGTGTTTACATGTTTGATCACAATGTATTCAAGGCTGCCAAGAACATTAAACCTTCGTGGAGGAGTGAACTCGAGATAACCGATGCAATTCAATACCTTATAGATAATGGCTATGAGGTATATCCTCATATGATAAGTGGCTGGTGGAAAGATACAGGAAAGGTAGAGGATATACTTGAAGCGAACAGGATGGTGCTTGATACCTTTGAGATGCGGATTGAAGGGACCGTTGACACTGGCTCCAAGGTTGATTTCAAGGTGGTTATAGAAAAAGGGGCAGAGGTAATAGCAAGTACTATCAGGGGTCCTGCGATAATCGGTGAGTCAACACAGATTATTAATTCCTACATAGGGCCATTTACATCCATAGCAGACAATGTGCTTATAAAAGACAGCGAGATTGAACACAGCATAGTCATGAACGGAAGTTCTATCATTGATATCAGAAGTAGGATAGAGGACAGTCTCATCGGGAGAAATGTAGAGATATCAAGGTCCTCACATAGACAGAAGACATACAGGCTTATACTCGGTGATAACAGCAAGATAGGAGTGCTATGA
- the lptD gene encoding LPS assembly protein LptD, with protein MRHRIIIILIPVIFLIFFFNPSEGETEEATNKRAPVSISSDTLEYIKETDTYIAKGSVEIIQEDTHILADYATLDNTTGDVHAEGNVVYYDKDNVLFGDKADVNLNTDMGVVYNSRIFNIPDNYYISGKEMKKVGESEYTADKATFTTCDAPIPAWKFTGSNVKVSLNDYITANNVLMYVKNIPILYTPYLKLPVKKERQSGFLMPRFGHSNKKGAFLNNAYYWAMADNMDSTYYLDYWSKLGKGGGAEYRYIFGNDASGYNNISGYAFYYHAHLHTTERHKNFGDLVIKHSHPLPDSWYGNADIRYLPRKELYRTYDILYRDYRQFLQERYKSSLESNIHASKSTSDTRTYALMRVTQDLYGDTKRVIQKLPEVGYVLSDKEIFGYSDKEPPIVPLRASLNTTGVYFYRKDGLTAQRIDINPAFNSPFNLGRGFVLTPRLGLRETFYNIGDNWVTRNPHRELFDTGASLTTRVSRVFDVKGPSGMDRMKHVIEPDIGYSLVPRVNQRDIPSFDGVDSIGRSSVISYGVTNRFIARYEEEPDKEKSPEDKGSKGKERVVKKIEFLTLRLSQSYDIHESRRRENLITSPSRPYSPITAELGIKTPTLFSLTANSSYNTYTRVTPSHNLEAKLEEKEWFVKLIERYTKSPRLLYFIGEAGVKPTKYIDFNIMAGYDGAVEKLKEFQVSQTVRLQCWAINIMLKDSFREKETPYRMHYWREREIFVTFELKGVGKYRVL; from the coding sequence TTGAGACATCGGATTATAATCATACTCATACCTGTTATTTTTTTAATATTCTTCTTTAACCCATCAGAAGGAGAAACTGAAGAGGCTACAAACAAAAGGGCACCTGTTTCTATATCATCGGATACCCTTGAATATATAAAAGAGACAGATACCTATATTGCGAAGGGTTCAGTTGAGATAATTCAGGAAGACACACATATACTTGCAGATTACGCTACATTGGATAATACAACAGGTGATGTCCATGCCGAAGGGAATGTTGTTTACTATGATAAAGATAATGTGCTCTTTGGAGATAAAGCAGATGTCAACCTGAATACAGACATGGGGGTTGTTTACAATAGCAGGATATTCAACATCCCGGATAATTACTACATTTCAGGAAAAGAGATGAAGAAGGTTGGAGAATCAGAATATACAGCTGATAAGGCTACATTTACCACATGCGATGCACCGATACCTGCGTGGAAGTTTACAGGTAGTAATGTAAAGGTATCTCTTAACGACTATATTACTGCAAATAATGTTTTAATGTATGTGAAGAATATTCCTATCTTATATACTCCATATTTAAAACTACCGGTGAAAAAAGAAAGACAGAGTGGATTTCTCATGCCGAGGTTTGGACATTCAAACAAAAAAGGGGCATTTCTGAATAACGCTTATTATTGGGCTATGGCGGATAATATGGATTCGACTTATTATCTTGACTACTGGAGCAAACTTGGCAAAGGTGGCGGAGCGGAATATAGATATATTTTTGGTAACGATGCAAGTGGATATAATAATATAAGTGGATACGCCTTTTACTATCACGCCCATCTACACACTACGGAACGACATAAAAATTTTGGGGATCTCGTCATAAAACATTCACACCCACTTCCAGACAGCTGGTATGGAAATGCAGATATCAGGTATCTCCCCCGTAAAGAACTCTACAGGACCTATGATATACTTTACAGGGATTACCGACAGTTTCTTCAGGAGAGGTACAAAAGTTCGCTTGAGTCAAATATCCATGCGAGTAAAAGCACAAGTGACACGAGAACTTATGCCCTTATGCGTGTTACTCAGGACCTTTATGGAGATACAAAGCGAGTAATCCAAAAACTACCTGAGGTTGGTTATGTCCTCTCTGATAAAGAGATATTTGGCTATTCGGATAAAGAACCACCTATCGTTCCATTACGTGCAAGCCTTAATACCACGGGTGTGTATTTTTACAGAAAAGATGGACTAACAGCCCAGAGGATTGATATAAATCCTGCCTTTAACTCACCCTTTAATTTAGGAAGGGGATTTGTACTTACTCCGAGACTGGGTTTAAGAGAGACCTTCTACAACATTGGAGACAACTGGGTGACAAGGAACCCTCACAGAGAATTGTTCGATACAGGTGCCTCTCTTACTACAAGAGTATCTCGTGTATTTGATGTTAAAGGTCCTTCTGGCATGGATAGAATGAAACATGTAATCGAACCTGATATAGGTTATTCCCTCGTTCCACGTGTCAATCAACGTGATATACCATCATTTGATGGTGTTGACTCTATAGGGAGGTCAAGCGTTATTTCATATGGGGTTACAAACAGGTTTATAGCGAGGTATGAAGAAGAACCTGATAAAGAAAAGAGCCCTGAAGATAAAGGTTCTAAAGGGAAAGAGCGTGTGGTTAAGAAAATAGAGTTCTTGACGCTGAGGCTCTCACAGAGTTATGATATACATGAGTCAAGGAGGCGGGAGAACCTTATTACATCGCCAAGCAGACCATATTCTCCTATAACAGCAGAGTTGGGTATAAAGACACCAACTCTTTTTTCTCTGACAGCAAACAGTAGTTATAATACCTATACGAGGGTAACACCATCACACAACCTTGAGGCGAAATTAGAGGAAAAGGAATGGTTTGTCAAATTAATAGAAAGATACACAAAATCGCCGAGGTTACTGTATTTCATTGGTGAGGCGGGAGTAAAACCGACCAAATACATTGACTTCAATATAATGGCGGGATATGATGGAGCAGTGGAGAAGTTAAAGGAATTTCAGGTAAGTCAGACAGTTAGACTGCAGTGCTGGGCGATTAATATAATGTTAAAAGACAGCTTCCGTGAGAAAGAAACGCCCTACAGGATGCATTATTGGCGGGAGAGAGAAATCTTTGTTACCTTTGAACTCAAAGGTGTGGGTAAATACAGGGTTCTATAA
- the accD gene encoding acetyl-CoA carboxylase, carboxyltransferase subunit beta has translation MAWFKRDRLPKEQRKVKIPEGLWVRCENCKEIIYKAEVEKNLKVCPKCNYHFRITPEERIALIIDEGTFIEMDANLVSNDPLEFKDTIRYKDRIKNYQKKTGKKEAAVSGIGKINGYSVVVVVLDFSFMGGSMGSVVGEKVARAAETAIKEGLPLIIVSSSGGARMQEGVLSLMQMAKTSAAIARLGKKGIPFISILTDPTFGGVTASFAMLGDVIIAEPRSLIGFAGPRVIEQTIKEQLPAGFQRAEFLLNHGLVDMIVERKHLKETLARLLLFFSTPVYDS, from the coding sequence ATGGCATGGTTTAAGAGAGATAGACTCCCTAAAGAACAGAGAAAGGTAAAGATACCTGAAGGGCTGTGGGTAAGGTGCGAAAATTGTAAGGAAATTATTTACAAGGCTGAAGTAGAAAAGAATCTCAAGGTATGTCCAAAATGCAATTACCATTTTCGCATAACACCAGAGGAACGAATTGCACTCATCATTGATGAAGGGACATTTATCGAGATGGATGCCAATCTTGTCTCCAATGATCCACTTGAGTTTAAGGACACTATTAGGTATAAGGATAGAATAAAGAATTATCAGAAGAAGACAGGGAAGAAAGAGGCTGCTGTTAGTGGTATAGGGAAGATAAATGGTTATTCTGTGGTAGTCGTAGTGCTTGATTTTTCATTCATGGGTGGCAGTATGGGTTCTGTTGTTGGAGAGAAGGTAGCAAGGGCAGCAGAGACGGCGATAAAAGAGGGGCTTCCACTTATTATAGTGTCATCATCGGGTGGTGCGAGGATGCAGGAAGGTGTGCTCTCACTTATGCAAATGGCAAAGACATCCGCTGCCATAGCAAGATTGGGTAAAAAGGGTATCCCTTTTATATCCATTCTTACAGATCCTACATTTGGTGGTGTTACTGCGAGCTTTGCAATGCTCGGAGATGTTATTATCGCTGAGCCGCGTTCCCTCATTGGATTTGCTGGACCAAGGGTAATAGAACAGACTATCAAGGAACAACTTCCTGCGGGCTTTCAGAGGGCTGAATTTCTATTAAATCATGGACTGGTGGATATGATAGTTGAAAGAAAACACCTTAAGGAGACACTTGCAAGGCTACTGTTATTTTTCTCAACACCAGTCTACGACTCGTAG
- the gspE gene encoding type II secretion system ATPase GspE — translation MAVQRAKRKMLGELLLEAGVITQDQLSRALAEQQKKGGRLGDMLKKLGFITDEKMIEFLGNQLGISYMDVSRFSIDPAVVKLIPETTARRYRVIPISKAGKELVLAMVDPLDVFAIDEISNITGLDVQSVVSTEKDVMKAIDRYYKATESASVQEIYRGVRRGTAEEVKEAVVVPEAEDTPVVKLVNLIITQAAKENASDIHIELEEDSLRVRYRVDGVLHEAMSPPKEFHAGLVSRIKIMADLDIAEKRIPQDGRFPINTGRKEFDVRVSTLPTVFGEKVVMRLLEKTGGIKSLDELGFLPDTLSVFEKMIRRPYGFILVTGPTGSGKTTTLYSALSEINSMEKNIVTVEDPVEYEIKLINQVQINPKAGLTFASGLRSILRQDPDIMLVGEVRDSETANIAIHAALTGHLVFSTLHTNDSAGAVARLIDMGIEPFLISSSLLCVLSQRLIRRVCSSCRELYEPQPELLKQLGLENKVGVIFFNAKGCAECRDTGYSGRVGLYELLIITEAIRDLIVKKSSASVIKAEAVKKGFRTMREDGILKAMKGITTVEEVLRATQEVEE, via the coding sequence ATGGCAGTGCAACGTGCAAAGAGAAAGATGCTTGGAGAATTGCTTTTAGAAGCAGGGGTTATTACACAGGACCAGCTATCGAGGGCGCTTGCTGAACAACAGAAAAAGGGTGGAAGATTAGGTGATATGCTTAAGAAACTCGGCTTTATTACCGATGAGAAGATGATTGAATTTCTTGGAAACCAGCTTGGAATATCCTATATGGATGTCTCAAGGTTCTCTATAGATCCTGCTGTTGTTAAACTCATACCAGAGACAACTGCAAGGAGATACAGGGTGATTCCTATTTCGAAGGCAGGGAAGGAACTTGTGCTTGCAATGGTTGACCCACTCGATGTATTTGCGATTGACGAGATAAGTAATATTACTGGGCTTGATGTCCAGTCGGTTGTAAGCACAGAAAAAGATGTGATGAAGGCAATCGATAGGTATTACAAGGCTACCGAATCTGCATCTGTGCAGGAGATATACAGAGGAGTCAGGAGGGGGACCGCAGAAGAGGTTAAAGAGGCTGTTGTTGTACCTGAGGCAGAAGATACACCTGTAGTAAAATTAGTAAACCTTATTATTACACAGGCAGCAAAAGAAAATGCTTCAGATATCCATATAGAGCTTGAGGAAGACAGCCTGAGGGTGAGGTATCGTGTTGATGGTGTGCTCCATGAGGCGATGTCTCCGCCAAAGGAATTTCATGCTGGCTTAGTCTCGAGAATCAAGATAATGGCTGATCTCGATATCGCTGAAAAGAGGATACCACAGGACGGACGTTTTCCAATAAATACAGGTAGAAAAGAATTCGATGTCCGTGTATCTACACTTCCGACCGTATTTGGTGAAAAGGTTGTCATGAGACTTCTTGAAAAGACAGGCGGTATAAAATCGCTTGATGAACTTGGTTTTTTGCCTGATACCCTCTCAGTATTTGAGAAGATGATCAGGAGACCATATGGATTTATCCTTGTAACAGGTCCTACCGGTAGTGGTAAAACAACAACACTATACTCTGCACTCAGTGAAATAAATTCTATGGAAAAGAATATTGTGACTGTAGAAGACCCTGTGGAGTATGAGATAAAACTCATAAATCAGGTTCAGATAAACCCGAAGGCAGGCCTTACCTTTGCCTCAGGTCTCCGTTCTATACTCCGTCAGGATCCTGATATAATGCTGGTTGGTGAGGTAAGGGATTCTGAGACCGCAAATATCGCTATTCATGCTGCCCTCACAGGACACCTCGTCTTCAGCACCCTTCATACAAATGATTCCGCTGGTGCTGTGGCAAGGTTGATAGATATGGGTATAGAGCCTTTTTTGATCTCATCATCATTGCTCTGTGTCCTTTCCCAGCGGCTGATAAGAAGGGTGTGCTCATCATGCAGGGAATTATATGAACCCCAACCAGAACTTCTCAAGCAACTCGGCCTGGAGAACAAGGTGGGAGTGATATTTTTTAATGCAAAGGGATGTGCAGAATGTAGGGACACAGGATATTCTGGGAGGGTAGGGTTATATGAATTGCTTATAATAACAGAAGCTATAAGAGACCTCATCGTTAAAAAGTCCTCTGCGAGTGTGATAAAGGCAGAGGCTGTTAAAAAGGGATTCAGGACAATGAGGGAAGACGGGATTCTGAAAGCGATGAAGGGAATAACTACGGTTGAAGAGGTTTTAAGGGCAACACAGGAAGTGGAGGAATAA
- a CDS encoding dTDP-4-dehydrorhamnose 3,5-epimerase family protein — protein MIDGVKIKRLKVIPDERGRLMEILRSDDDMFIKFGQMYMTTVYPGVVKAWHYHKKQLDNFVCIKGMVKLVLYDNRDNSSTRGELNEFFIGEHNPELIQIPVGVLHGFKCIGENEAIVINCPTEIYNRAEPDEFRIDPHAGDIPYNWERKDG, from the coding sequence TTGATAGATGGTGTGAAGATAAAAAGATTAAAGGTCATCCCTGATGAGAGGGGGAGATTAATGGAGATACTCAGGTCTGACGACGATATGTTTATAAAATTTGGACAGATGTATATGACTACGGTCTATCCAGGTGTTGTCAAGGCATGGCATTATCACAAAAAGCAACTTGACAACTTTGTATGTATAAAAGGCATGGTGAAACTCGTACTCTATGATAACAGGGATAATTCATCCACGAGGGGTGAACTGAATGAATTTTTCATAGGAGAACATAATCCAGAGCTGATACAGATACCAGTTGGTGTATTACACGGTTTCAAATGTATAGGTGAGAATGAGGCAATAGTAATTAATTGTCCAACGGAGATATATAACCGTGCCGAACCTGACGAGTTCCGGATAGACCCACATGCTGGAGATATACCATATAACTGGGAGAGAAAAGACGGATAG